The genomic DNA GCAGCCCTTGGCGGTGTTGTCGGGCCGCCGTCGGGTGCGTGCGTCTGAGGGGGCGAAAGCCGGTGCCCCGGGGCCGATTTGGGGCGGATCGGCGGTGTTACCGCGAGTTACGGCCGGATTTCTCCGCTCGGGATGCCACGGGCCGGGCGGCGGTGCTCCGTGGGCGGGGGAGTGTGCTTCGCGTGGGAGGAGTCGCCCTTGGGGGGCGAGTTCGACGGCCGGGGGCGGTGCGGGGAGTTTCGTCTTGCGGTCGGTCGTCGGCGGCGGAGGCCGGGTTGCCTACGGACGTCGCCGCAGGCGAGGGGGCCCGATGCTCCAATCCCCACGGAGGCGGGTTCGCCCGCGAGTACCTATGCCCGACGCCCTCGGTGGTGCGGGGGTACCTGCCGCCCGCTCCAGCCCGTCGCCGGGCTGCACCCCGCCCGGCGGGTGACCCTACGTCCCGGGCCTCCGGCGCCGCCTTCCCCGGCCGGCGGGTGACCCTACGTCCCGGGCCTCCGGCGCCGCCTTCCCCGCCCGGCGGCTGGCGCATCCCCGCCCGGGATCACCCCGACGCCGGCTCCGGCCCTCCGGCGCCGACTCCCCGGCCGGCGACCGGGCGTCCCCACCACGGGCCGCCCCGACACCGCCCCCCGCTCCCGGTCCGCCGCAGCCCAGGGCGCCCCCGATGCCCCACCCCCGCTACCGGCCACCCGCCACGCCGCCGTCGTGCCGCCCCGCCCCCGGGGGACGCCCGCTGGTTCTCGTCGCCCCTGCATCCCCCGGCCCTCGTACGGCCCGCAGCCGCCACGCCCCCGGCCTCCGCCCCCTCCGTTCGACACGCCCATCCCCTCGCGTTTTCATGGAATCGCCGGGCTTCCCCCGGTTCGTACCCCCCGGGGAAGTCGCGATCATCCCCTACCTCCGGCGGGAGGCGACCCGTGCATACCGACAAGCGTCCGACCAGTGGTTCCGGTCGTGAGGACGGCGGCCGGGGCGAGGGGCAGCCGGCGCGCGACGCGTACGACGACGAGCGGGACCAGGCCATCGACGCCGATCCGCAACTCCGTGAGATCGGGCGGGCCCGGTTGCGGAAGCGGGCCGATCGGGCGGCCCGGGGTGAGCAGGGCGGTGGCGCGCGGCGCTGAGTCGCGTGCGAGCTGCTGATTACTCCCTCCGGTCGACACCTGAACGGCGGAGGCGTTACATGGGTGATATGCCGGTTTCGCCGAAATCATGTCGGCGGACCGCTGCTATCCCTGCACGCACCACCAGCGGGAGGAACTGTGCAGACCGACAGGAACACAGCCAGTGGCGGCAGTGGCAAGGCCGCGGAAGCCGCGGGGGTAGGGCGTGAGACCGACGCCGCCGCTGCGGCGGGCGGCGGCGGCCAGGGCGAGCAGAGCCGGCGCGGTCAGCAGCCCGAGAACGCACGGCGTGGCGGCGCGGCGGAGGACCAGCGGGTCGTCGCGTACCGCGAGCGGCTGCAGGTCGAGCCCGTCGACCAGCGGCAGCCCGTGGGCGAGGCCGAGGTCACGATCCGGGTGCGGGAGACCCCGCAGCGGTTCGAGGTCACGCGCGGCCACGACGAGTGCGTCGTACGGCGCAGCGACGTCGACGGCAAGGACGGCAACCTGATCGCCGGCGACCACCACGAGTTCGTGGAGCGCAGCGTGAAGGTACCGCTCTACGGCGAAGACGCCGAGGTCGTCGTCCACAAGGTGTCCGAGCCCTATGCCGTCGCCGACATCGGCACCCGGCGGATCGAGGACACCCAGACCTTCGAGACCGTCCTCAAGACCGAGGAGATCGTCGAGAACGTGCCGGCCGGCTCGGGCTCGTCGATGAGCGTCCGCGAGGTGCAGGAAGGCTACGACCTGCGCGAAGGCGCCCGCCGTCAGCAGCAGGAGGAGCGCAAGAGCACTTCCGGTCACGCCGCCGCGCCCGAGACCGCCGACACCCCCGGCGCCGCCGAGGACATCGGGGAGGGCAAGGGGCGCGGTCGCTGGTTCTGACCGCGACCGCGTTCGCGTCATGCCTCCGGTGCGGGGGTCCGCCCACGTGCGGACCCCCGCACTTCGGCTCCCAGGAGCCCTTCCGTGCTTCGGGCGTCCCCTCGGGCCCCGTCTCCCTCAGGCTGCCTTGCCCGGCTTCCTCGTCGTCTTCTTGGCCGTCTTCTTCCCCGCCGTCTTCGCCGCCGTCTTCTTTCCCGCCGTCCCGGTCTTCTTCGCCGCCGTCTTCTTCGTCCCGGCCGTCTTCGTTCCCGTCGTCTTCGTCCCCGCCGTCTTCTTCGCGGTCGTCTTCTTCGCCGCCGCCTTCTTTCGCGGCGCCGCCGTCCCGCCGCGCTTGTCCCTCGCCGCCTGGACGCTCGCCTCCAGCGCCGACATCAGGTCGATCACCTGCCCCCGCTCCTCGCCTGCCGCCGCCTCCTTCGGCAGCGGTGCGATCCCCTCCTTGCTCGCCACCAGCGCCTCGACCGCCTCGCGGTACTCGTCCGTGAACTCCTCCGGGTCGTAGCCGCCCAGCGCGTCCATCAGCGAGTCGACCATGTCCAGCTCCTGCCGGCGCACGGTCACCTTCTCGTCCGGCGCCACCGCCTGCGCCGAGCGCACCTCGTCGGGCCAGAGCATCGTGTGCAGGACGAGTACGTCCTCCTCCTCCAGCACCCGTACGAGAGCGGGCGCCTCCCGGTTGCGGAGCGCCACCTTGACCACCGCCACCCGCCCCGAGCGCTTCAGCGCCTCGCGGAGCAGGACGTACGGCTTGGCGGCCGCGGCGTCGGCGGCCTTGACGTAGTAGGCGCGGGAGAACTGGATGGGGTCGAAGAAGCCGACCTCCTCGAAGCCCACCACGTCGATGATCTTCTTGCTGGGCAGCGGCAGCTCGGCGAGGTCCTCGGGGGTGAGCACGACGAGCTCGCCGTCCTCCGTCTCGTACGCCCTGGTGATCTCCGCGTACTGCACCTCGCGGTCCTCCAGCTCGCAGAACCGCCGGTAGCGGATCCGGCCGCCGTCCGCCGCGTGCACCTGCCGGAAGGACACGCCGTGCTCCTCGGTGGCGGAGTAGAGCTGGACCGGAATGCTGACCAACCCGAAGGAGATCGCACCCTTCCATATAGATTTCATCCATATGTCCTCTCTCCCGGAGGTTCAGCATATGCCGGTCACCGAGGTCGAAGGACGCCGCCTGAAGCTCAGCAACCTCGACAAGGTGCTGTGGCCCGAGTACGGCTTCACCAAGGGCGAGGCGCTGCACTACTACGCCCAAGTCGCCGACGTCCTCCTGCCGCACGTGCGCGACCGGGCCGCCTCCTTCCTGCGCTTCCCGGACGGCGTGGACGGGGAGCGCTTCTTCGCCAAGAACGCCCCCGCGGGCACGCCTGAATGGGTGAGCGTCGCGGACGTGGAGCTGACCCGGAGCACCCTGCATCACGTGCTCGTCCAGGACCTGCCGACGCTGCTCTGGGCGGCGAACCTCGCCGCGCTGGAACTGCACGTGCCGCAGTGGAAGGCGGTGGATCCCGGCGCGGAGCCGGCGGGGCCGGTCAGGGCGGACGAACGGCTCGCCGACCGGATCGTCTTCGACCTCGACCCGGGCGCGCCCGCCACCGTCGTCGAGTGCTGCCGTGCGGCGCTGCTCGTGCGCGAGGCGCTGCGTGCCGACGGGCTCGACGCCTGGCCGAAGACCTCCGGCTCCAAGGGCCTGCACCTGTACGTGCCCCTCGCCCCCGCCTCCGCCGAGGCCACCAGCGCGTACGCGAAGTCCCTGGCCCGGCGGCTGGAGCAGGAGCACCCGGAGCTGATCCTGCACCGGATGGCGCGGAAGCTGCGCCCGCGGAAGGTCTTCGTCGACTGGAGCCAGAACTCGCGGGCGAAGACCACCGTCGCCCCGTACGTGCTGCGCGCCAAGGCCCGGCCGACCGTGTCCACCCCGCTGACCTGGGACGAAGTGGAGGCGTGCGCGGATCCCGACGAGCTGGTCTTCCTCCCCGGTGACGTGACGGAGCGTATCGCCGCGCACGGCGACCTGCTGGCGCCGCTGCTCGGCGATCACTACGACCTGCCGGATATGACTGATTAGTCCATTCGTGGGACAGTGGAGATTGACCGACACGTTCGACAGGGTCACGAGGAGGCGTCGGTCATGGCCAAGCACCACAAGCACGACTCCACCGGACGCCGGCATGGCGGGAAGGCCGCGTTCCAGGAGGCGCTGAACGCCCGGAACGAGCGTGCCGAGGAAGCCCGGCGGCAGTCCTCGGCGGCGGCGCACAACGACGCCAAGTCGCAGCGGAGCAGGATGACTCCGCAGGTCGAGCGGCGCGGTGCGCGCCGTAACCGCGGATAGCGAACGATCCCTGCCGCCGGTCGCGGGCGCGTGCCGCACCGCCGTCTCCTCGGCGGCCGCGGCCGCGCCCCGGCCGCGTGCCCGGCGTGCTCGGGGCGCCGGGCACGCGGCGGGAGGGGGAGAGGGGTGCTCGGGGGTGCGGGGGTGTTCGGCCCGTACGCGTACGGAGGCCGTCCCCTGCGGGCGCTTTTCTACGCCTCCCGCCGTGCTTCCTCCGGGCTCTTGTCCGGCCGCAGCCCCCGCCACACCGGGTGCCGCAGCACCCCCGTAGCCGTCCACTCCCCGTATGCGACCTCCCCCACCAGCTCCGGCTCCACCCAGTGCACCGCGCCGCCAGCCCGTACGTGCCGGTCCGCCACCGGGCCCGCGAACGGGCTCGTGTCCCGGGCCAGGCCCGCCAGCCGCTCCCGCAGCACCTCCAGCGCGTGCCGGGAGCAGCCGCTGCCCACCGTGCCCGCGTAGGCCAGCCCGCCGTCCTCCGTCCACACGCCCATCAGCAGCCCGCCCACCGCGTCCGACCTGCTGCCCGCACCCTCCGTCCAGCCGCCGACGACGACCTCCTGGGTGCGGACGTTCTTGATCTTCAGCCAGAGGTCGCTGCGCCGCCCCGGCAGATACGGCGACGCCAGCCGCTTCGCGAGCAGCCCCTCCAGCCCGTACCGCCTGGTCATCTCCCACGCCTCGGCGCCGTGGCCCTCCCAGTGCGGGGGCGTGCGCCAGTGCGGTCCTTCGAGGCGCAGGTCCGTGAGCAGCGCGCGGCGCTCGCGGTACGGGAGGCGCAGGGTGGACTCGCCGTCGAGGTACGGCACGTCGAACACCATGTAGTCGACCGGCACCTCGGTGGCGAGGCGGGCGATCACGGCGCCGCGGGTGAGATTCATGCGGCGCTGGAGCGCGCCGAAGGAGGGGCGGCCGTCGGCGCCCAGTGCGACGATCTCGCCGTCGAGCACACAGGCGTGCCCGGCGGCGGCGAGGGCCTCGCCGAGCGGGGCCAGCTCGGGGTAGCGGGCGGTGACGTCGTTGTCGTTGCGGGTGAGCAGCGTCAGCGAGCCGTCGCCCGGGGCGTACGCGACGGCGCGGATGCCGTCCCACTTCAGCTCGTACGCCCACGAGGGGTCCGCGGCGGCCGTCGGCAGGCTGCCGGAGACCGCCAGCATGGGCGGGACGTGCGGCAGCCCGCCGAGGTCGGTCATGCGGGCAGAGTAAGTTCCGGGCCTGCGCTACGCCTCCTGGGCGATGTCCGCGCGCAGCGGCTCCAGGGTGGCGCCGATGGTCTTCACGGTCTCGTCCGGCACGCCGAGGCCGACGAGCGTGGCCGTCAGATGGTCGACGACCCGCTCGAAGTGGGCCGGCGTGATGCCG from Streptomyces sp. CMB-StM0423 includes the following:
- a CDS encoding DUF2382 domain-containing protein; the protein is MQTDRNTASGGSGKAAEAAGVGRETDAAAAAGGGGQGEQSRRGQQPENARRGGAAEDQRVVAYRERLQVEPVDQRQPVGEAEVTIRVRETPQRFEVTRGHDECVVRRSDVDGKDGNLIAGDHHEFVERSVKVPLYGEDAEVVVHKVSEPYAVADIGTRRIEDTQTFETVLKTEEIVENVPAGSGSSMSVREVQEGYDLREGARRQQQEERKSTSGHAAAPETADTPGAAEDIGEGKGRGRWF
- the ligD gene encoding non-homologous end-joining DNA ligase, encoding MTDLGGLPHVPPMLAVSGSLPTAAADPSWAYELKWDGIRAVAYAPGDGSLTLLTRNDNDVTARYPELAPLGEALAAAGHACVLDGEIVALGADGRPSFGALQRRMNLTRGAVIARLATEVPVDYMVFDVPYLDGESTLRLPYRERRALLTDLRLEGPHWRTPPHWEGHGAEAWEMTRRYGLEGLLAKRLASPYLPGRRSDLWLKIKNVRTQEVVVGGWTEGAGSRSDAVGGLLMGVWTEDGGLAYAGTVGSGCSRHALEVLRERLAGLARDTSPFAGPVADRHVRAGGAVHWVEPELVGEVAYGEWTATGVLRHPVWRGLRPDKSPEEARREA
- the ligD gene encoding non-homologous end-joining DNA ligase; translated protein: MPVTEVEGRRLKLSNLDKVLWPEYGFTKGEALHYYAQVADVLLPHVRDRAASFLRFPDGVDGERFFAKNAPAGTPEWVSVADVELTRSTLHHVLVQDLPTLLWAANLAALELHVPQWKAVDPGAEPAGPVRADERLADRIVFDLDPGAPATVVECCRAALLVREALRADGLDAWPKTSGSKGLHLYVPLAPASAEATSAYAKSLARRLEQEHPELILHRMARKLRPRKVFVDWSQNSRAKTTVAPYVLRAKARPTVSTPLTWDEVEACADPDELVFLPGDVTERIAAHGDLLAPLLGDHYDLPDMTD
- the ku gene encoding non-homologous end joining protein Ku, which encodes MKSIWKGAISFGLVSIPVQLYSATEEHGVSFRQVHAADGGRIRYRRFCELEDREVQYAEITRAYETEDGELVVLTPEDLAELPLPSKKIIDVVGFEEVGFFDPIQFSRAYYVKAADAAAAKPYVLLREALKRSGRVAVVKVALRNREAPALVRVLEEEDVLVLHTMLWPDEVRSAQAVAPDEKVTVRRQELDMVDSLMDALGGYDPEEFTDEYREAVEALVASKEGIAPLPKEAAAGEERGQVIDLMSALEASVQAARDKRGGTAAPRKKAAAKKTTAKKTAGTKTTGTKTAGTKKTAAKKTGTAGKKTAAKTAGKKTAKKTTRKPGKAA